From one Luteolibacter sp. SL250 genomic stretch:
- a CDS encoding FAD-dependent oxidoreductase: MQTSSDVSRRKFIHAALAGSMTVPLLGQEIPKGAKGVFGEPPRDLKLIEDADVIVCGAGPAGVSAAIAAARSGAKVRLFDVHGCLGGVWTAGLLTWIFDFDKPGLTKEIRSKLDERGARRGTSPKVFVYEPDEMKLLLEDMCTEAGVKFRLQTRVVAAYRDGRRLTTIVTESASGREAWRAPVFIDATGDGVLGALAGCDWELGQMGKEESSRCLCQPLTMNAIAAVKDITKMRDYVSFYEGDLNWHVKATENLKADIRKAGIDPSYGMPTIFHIRDNIVLLMLNHEYGIRPDDADAMTAATVRARKEIFGISRSLRKLGGVWDGLQVVATAEQIGVRDGKRIKGRYVVKKDDLMSAARHEDAVARVTFGVDIHAKTKEENDKLTIERGGVTKFTPYDIPLRALIANDVDGLMMAGRCISGDFIAHASYRVTGNAVAMGEAAGAAGAVAATSKRLPHEVEWKEVAEVLEKKVRKA; this comes from the coding sequence ATGCAAACCTCATCAGACGTTTCCCGCCGCAAGTTCATCCACGCCGCCTTGGCTGGCTCCATGACCGTTCCACTGTTGGGTCAGGAGATTCCGAAGGGTGCGAAAGGCGTTTTCGGTGAGCCGCCCCGCGATCTGAAGCTGATCGAGGACGCGGATGTGATCGTCTGTGGTGCGGGACCGGCGGGTGTATCCGCCGCCATCGCCGCTGCCAGGTCGGGTGCGAAGGTCCGCCTGTTCGATGTCCACGGCTGTCTCGGTGGCGTGTGGACGGCGGGGCTGCTGACGTGGATCTTCGACTTCGACAAACCGGGCCTGACAAAAGAGATCCGTTCGAAGCTGGATGAGCGCGGCGCGCGGCGCGGCACCAGCCCGAAGGTGTTCGTCTATGAGCCGGATGAGATGAAGCTCCTGCTGGAGGACATGTGCACGGAGGCGGGCGTGAAGTTCCGCCTGCAGACGCGGGTGGTGGCCGCCTACCGCGACGGGCGGCGGCTGACCACCATCGTCACGGAGTCCGCCTCCGGGCGGGAGGCGTGGCGGGCTCCGGTATTCATCGACGCCACCGGGGACGGTGTGCTCGGCGCGCTGGCCGGGTGCGACTGGGAACTGGGGCAGATGGGCAAGGAGGAGTCCTCACGCTGCCTCTGCCAGCCCCTGACCATGAACGCCATCGCGGCAGTGAAGGACATCACGAAGATGCGGGACTACGTTTCCTTTTATGAAGGTGACCTGAACTGGCACGTGAAGGCCACGGAGAACCTGAAGGCGGACATCCGGAAAGCGGGGATCGATCCTTCCTACGGCATGCCGACCATCTTCCACATCCGTGACAACATCGTCCTGCTGATGCTGAACCATGAATACGGTATCCGTCCGGACGATGCGGACGCGATGACGGCGGCGACGGTCCGGGCGCGGAAGGAGATCTTCGGCATCAGCCGTTCCCTGCGGAAGCTGGGCGGGGTGTGGGACGGCCTCCAGGTGGTGGCGACGGCGGAACAGATCGGCGTCAGGGACGGCAAGCGCATCAAGGGCCGCTATGTGGTCAAGAAAGATGACCTCATGAGCGCCGCGCGTCATGAGGATGCGGTGGCGCGCGTGACCTTCGGCGTGGACATCCACGCGAAGACGAAGGAGGAGAACGACAAGCTCACCATCGAGCGGGGCGGAGTGACGAAGTTCACCCCCTACGACATCCCGCTGCGCGCCCTCATCGCGAACGATGTGGACGGCCTCATGATGGCGGGCCGGTGCATCAGCGGAGACTTCATCGCCCATGCCAGCTACCGTGTCACTGGAAATGCCGTGGCCATGGGAGAGGCGGCGGGGGCGGCCGGTGCGGTCGCCGCCACCAGCAAACGCCTGCCCCATGAGGTGGAGTGGAAGGAAGTGGCGGAGGTGCTGGAGAAGAAAGTGAGGAAGGCGTGA
- a CDS encoding GreA/GreB family elongation factor, with product MHPDVAKLVDAGRIPKPVGERLSQLAPGNFCLHKSFGAGKVVDWDLPGKKVTIDFERSSGQMMELQFAFQKTEWIPSDDFRAKKIEQLEELRTLAKKDPVELIVHLLQSHGGSMTGEALEKEISGGVVAEGNFKKWWDSAKKTLKESRRVVVPQKRTEALVLRDSDRTPAESLVADFEAARDIKGMIKALEAIAADIGAFENDSDALKRLLHDIDEGAKKAARVQLGQALQLVAARDEVIGSSKALELDPTAVRLSDLILTADSFKLAEEAGTLPSGRQRAIYEAFPNAFGDEWVEKMVHVFDKVGARGVTEIARILSDRGELEALENHLRSTLARRALGPDALIWVCRERKGASAEVFSADVGASILNLLENDHLSDGPRKTSRLQTLLSEDKTLLQDLVEAMDINEARNFSRRLLDCPVFAELEKKSLMARIIKARPETAELVGGEGKKEEPLLVSWDSLEKKKIELDELIRVRIPQNTKDISIARSYGDLRENFEYKSAKDLQKVLMRRKSELEKDIARARGTDFKGSDASKVNAGTVITFTDESGKEIVMTVLGAWDSLPEQKIVSYLSEVGKSLMERTVGDEVKVRDSVTEALQTLTIRSIKPFNP from the coding sequence ATGCATCCTGATGTGGCGAAGCTGGTTGACGCCGGCCGCATTCCAAAACCTGTCGGCGAGCGGCTTTCCCAGTTGGCTCCCGGAAATTTCTGCCTGCACAAATCCTTCGGAGCCGGAAAAGTGGTCGATTGGGACCTTCCCGGAAAGAAAGTGACCATCGATTTCGAGCGGTCCTCCGGCCAAATGATGGAACTGCAGTTCGCGTTCCAGAAGACCGAGTGGATTCCCTCCGATGACTTCCGAGCGAAGAAGATCGAGCAACTCGAGGAACTCCGCACGCTGGCGAAGAAGGATCCGGTCGAACTCATCGTCCACCTCCTCCAGAGCCACGGCGGCAGCATGACCGGTGAGGCGCTCGAGAAGGAGATCTCCGGCGGAGTGGTGGCGGAAGGCAATTTCAAAAAATGGTGGGACTCCGCGAAGAAGACGCTGAAGGAAAGCCGCCGCGTGGTGGTGCCCCAGAAGCGGACCGAGGCGCTCGTCCTCCGGGACAGCGACCGCACGCCCGCCGAGTCGCTGGTTGCGGATTTCGAGGCCGCCCGCGACATCAAGGGCATGATCAAGGCTCTGGAGGCGATCGCCGCCGATATCGGTGCCTTCGAAAACGATTCCGATGCCCTGAAGCGCCTGCTCCATGACATCGACGAAGGCGCGAAGAAAGCAGCCCGTGTCCAGCTCGGCCAGGCACTGCAACTGGTGGCCGCGCGGGACGAAGTCATCGGCTCCTCGAAGGCGCTGGAACTCGACCCGACCGCGGTCCGCCTTTCCGATCTGATCCTCACGGCGGATTCCTTCAAGCTGGCGGAGGAGGCCGGCACCCTTCCTTCCGGCCGCCAGCGTGCGATCTACGAAGCTTTCCCGAATGCCTTCGGCGACGAGTGGGTGGAAAAAATGGTCCATGTCTTTGACAAGGTCGGCGCCCGTGGCGTCACCGAGATCGCCCGTATCCTTTCGGACCGCGGCGAGCTGGAAGCTCTGGAGAACCACCTGCGCTCGACACTGGCCCGCCGCGCGCTCGGACCGGATGCCCTGATCTGGGTGTGCCGTGAGCGGAAGGGAGCTTCCGCCGAGGTCTTCAGCGCGGATGTGGGAGCCTCCATCCTCAACCTGCTTGAGAACGACCACCTTTCCGACGGGCCACGGAAAACGTCCCGTCTCCAGACGCTGCTCAGCGAGGACAAGACGCTCCTCCAGGATCTGGTGGAGGCTATGGACATCAACGAGGCCCGGAACTTCTCCCGCAGGCTTCTCGACTGCCCGGTCTTCGCCGAGCTGGAGAAGAAGTCCCTGATGGCCCGGATCATCAAGGCCCGCCCGGAAACCGCCGAACTGGTGGGCGGGGAAGGGAAGAAAGAGGAGCCGCTCCTCGTTTCCTGGGACAGCCTGGAGAAGAAAAAAATCGAGTTGGACGAACTCATCCGCGTCCGCATCCCGCAGAACACCAAGGATATCTCCATCGCCCGTTCCTACGGCGACCTCCGCGAGAACTTCGAATACAAGTCCGCCAAGGACCTCCAGAAGGTCCTCATGCGCCGCAAGAGCGAGCTGGAGAAGGACATCGCCCGCGCCCGCGGCACCGACTTCAAGGGGTCCGATGCTTCCAAGGTGAACGCCGGAACGGTCATCACCTTCACGGATGAATCCGGAAAAGAGATCGTTATGACCGTCCTCGGCGCATGGGACTCCCTGCCGGAACAGAAAATTGTCTCCTACCTCTCCGAAGTCGGAAAGTCGCTCATGGAACGCACCGTCGGTGACGAGGTGAAAGTCCGGGATTCCGTGACGGAAGCCTTGCAAACCCTGACGATCCGCTCCATCAAGCCGTTCAATCCCTGA
- the eno gene encoding phosphopyruvate hydratase: protein MDITTIVEIRGREVIDSRGNPTVEVDVHLEGGAIGRAAVPSGASTGEHEAVELRDGDKSRYLGKGVTQAVENVNAKIAPELLGFDATEQAAIDAAMLALDGTSTKKVLGANAILGVSLAVAKAAAAQLGQPLYKYVGGPNAKVLPVPMMNVINGGAHSDAPIDFQEFMIVPVGAPTFRESLRYGAEVFHSLKKVLHDRGLSTAVGDEGGFAPSLDGVEDAMQVLCQAIEKAGYKVGEDIAFALDVASSEFFDKAKNAYVFKKGDGSVRSASELVDFYADLQKRYPIISIEDGCAENDWDGWKVLTDKIGAKTQLVGDDLFVTNVDFLGKGIKAGVANSILVKVNQIGSLTETLDAVELAKENSYTAVLSHRSGETEDSTIADLAVATNCGQIKTGSMSRSDRIAKYNQLLRIEEQLGDDAVFGIKKLKVLGK from the coding sequence ATGGACATTACCACCATCGTTGAAATCCGCGGCCGCGAAGTGATCGATTCGCGCGGCAACCCCACCGTTGAAGTCGATGTGCACCTTGAAGGTGGTGCCATCGGCCGTGCCGCGGTGCCATCCGGTGCATCGACCGGCGAGCACGAGGCTGTCGAGCTTCGTGACGGCGACAAGAGCCGCTACCTCGGCAAGGGCGTGACCCAGGCCGTTGAGAACGTGAACGCGAAGATCGCCCCCGAGCTTCTCGGCTTCGACGCGACCGAACAGGCCGCCATCGACGCCGCCATGCTGGCGCTCGACGGCACCTCCACCAAGAAGGTGCTCGGTGCCAACGCCATCCTCGGCGTTTCCCTCGCCGTGGCGAAAGCCGCCGCCGCCCAGCTCGGCCAACCGCTCTACAAGTATGTCGGCGGCCCGAACGCGAAGGTCCTCCCCGTGCCGATGATGAACGTCATCAACGGCGGTGCCCACTCGGACGCCCCGATCGACTTCCAGGAGTTCATGATCGTGCCCGTCGGCGCGCCGACCTTCCGTGAGTCCCTCCGCTACGGTGCTGAAGTGTTCCACTCCCTGAAGAAGGTGCTTCACGACCGCGGCCTTTCCACCGCCGTCGGTGACGAAGGTGGCTTCGCCCCGTCCCTCGACGGTGTGGAAGATGCCATGCAGGTGCTCTGCCAGGCCATCGAAAAGGCCGGCTACAAGGTGGGTGAGGACATCGCCTTCGCCCTCGACGTCGCTTCCTCCGAGTTCTTCGACAAGGCGAAGAACGCCTATGTCTTCAAGAAGGGTGACGGATCCGTCCGTTCCGCTTCCGAGCTGGTCGACTTCTACGCCGACCTCCAGAAGCGCTACCCGATCATCTCCATCGAAGACGGCTGCGCCGAGAACGACTGGGATGGCTGGAAGGTCCTCACCGACAAGATCGGTGCGAAGACCCAGCTCGTCGGCGACGACCTCTTCGTCACCAACGTCGATTTCCTCGGCAAAGGCATCAAGGCCGGCGTCGCCAACTCCATCCTCGTCAAGGTCAACCAGATCGGTTCCCTCACGGAGACCCTCGACGCCGTCGAGCTGGCCAAGGAGAACAGCTACACCGCCGTGCTCAGCCACCGCTCCGGTGAGACCGAGGACAGCACCATCGCCGACCTCGCCGTTGCCACGAACTGCGGCCAGATCAAGACCGGCTCGATGAGCCGCTCCGACCGGATCGCGAAGTACAACCAACTGCTCCGCATCGAGGAGCAACTGGGCGACGACGCGGTCTTCGGCATCAAGAAGCTGAAGGTCCTCGGCAAGTGA
- the sugE gene encoding quaternary ammonium compound efflux SMR transporter SugE, whose protein sequence is MNWIILVIAGLFEVGWALGLKYTEGFSKFWPSVFTVLAIIISLCLLGLAMRTLPVGTAYAVWTGIGMVGTVIAGIFLMGDPVSLFRVVSLVLILIGIVGLKISTPA, encoded by the coding sequence ATGAATTGGATCATCCTTGTCATCGCCGGCCTGTTTGAGGTCGGTTGGGCGCTGGGCCTCAAATACACCGAAGGCTTCAGCAAATTCTGGCCGAGTGTCTTCACGGTGCTGGCAATCATCATCAGCCTGTGCCTTCTGGGTCTGGCCATGCGCACGCTGCCGGTGGGGACCGCCTATGCGGTCTGGACCGGCATCGGCATGGTCGGCACGGTTATCGCAGGGATTTTCCTGATGGGGGATCCGGTGAGCCTGTTCCGGGTGGTGAGCCTGGTGCTGATCCTGATCGGCATCGTCGGCCTGAAAATTTCCACACCTGCCTGA
- a CDS encoding aminotransferase class I/II-fold pyridoxal phosphate-dependent enzyme — MDYQAKIAQNVAAIPRSGIRDFFELVQGREGVISLGVGEPDFVTPWHIREAAIYSLEKGQTTYTSNLGLLSLRKSISKYVENFFKVSYDAPTEVLVTVGVSEAIDIALRALLNPGDEVIIHEPCYVSYSPSIVMAHGKTVAVQTTKEDEFSLKPEAVAAAITPKTRIIFINFPCNPTGAVAPLEDLKGIAKLAIEHDLIVMTDEIYSELRYDGEEHVSIASLPGMKERTILLHGFSKAFAMTGFRLGYACAPQPIIEAMMKIHQYSMLCAPIMSQNAAIEALENGTPAMIEMRNSYHQRRDFLVRRLNEIGLDCHTPGGAFYVFPDIRKTGLSSKEFAFGLLEQENVAAVPGGAFGPSGEGFLRCCYATAFDDIRTATDKIERFVNRL, encoded by the coding sequence ATGGATTACCAAGCGAAAATCGCGCAAAACGTCGCAGCCATCCCCCGTTCCGGGATCCGCGACTTCTTCGAACTCGTCCAGGGACGCGAGGGGGTCATCTCCCTCGGCGTGGGCGAGCCTGACTTTGTCACTCCATGGCACATCCGCGAAGCCGCCATCTACTCGCTGGAGAAAGGACAAACGACCTATACCTCCAACCTGGGTCTCCTTTCCCTGCGGAAGTCGATTTCGAAATACGTGGAGAACTTCTTCAAGGTTTCCTACGACGCTCCGACGGAAGTCCTGGTGACGGTCGGTGTCTCGGAGGCGATCGACATCGCCCTCCGCGCGCTTCTCAACCCCGGGGATGAGGTCATCATCCACGAGCCGTGCTACGTGTCCTACAGCCCTAGCATTGTCATGGCCCACGGCAAGACCGTGGCGGTCCAGACGACCAAGGAGGACGAGTTCTCCCTGAAGCCGGAAGCGGTGGCTGCTGCGATCACGCCGAAGACCCGCATCATCTTCATCAATTTCCCGTGCAATCCGACCGGAGCGGTTGCTCCGCTGGAGGACCTCAAAGGCATCGCGAAGCTGGCCATCGAGCATGACCTCATCGTCATGACGGATGAGATCTACAGCGAGCTGCGCTATGACGGTGAGGAGCACGTTTCCATCGCGTCCCTCCCTGGCATGAAGGAGCGCACCATCCTGCTCCACGGCTTCTCGAAGGCATTCGCGATGACCGGTTTCCGCCTGGGCTACGCCTGCGCCCCGCAGCCCATCATCGAGGCGATGATGAAGATCCACCAATACTCCATGCTCTGCGCTCCCATCATGAGCCAGAACGCCGCGATCGAGGCTCTGGAGAATGGCACGCCCGCCATGATCGAAATGCGCAACAGCTACCACCAGCGGCGTGATTTCCTGGTCCGCAGGCTCAACGAGATCGGCCTGGACTGCCACACGCCCGGCGGTGCGTTCTACGTCTTCCCGGACATCCGCAAGACCGGCCTCAGCAGCAAGGAGTTCGCCTTCGGTCTGCTGGAGCAGGAGAACGTCGCCGCGGTGCCCGGTGGTGCCTTCGGCCCGTCCGGCGAGGGTTTCCTGCGCTGCTGCTATGCGACGGCGTTCGATGACATCCGCACCGCGACGGACAAGATCGAGCGCTTCGTCAACCGCCTCTGA
- a CDS encoding CAAX prenyl protease-related protein — protein MKDARPANDPDVLARAHIVPFAVFMGFLMLLQFGGALVEWKHPAAPWWRRDPAQLVYPIQVLATGFFLIRYWRSYTFNWSWKWAFIGAVFGAVGIGFWLLPTTLYDHWGLTGKTEGVLKWLGVAERKEGFDPGIFENPAAFWFSAVMRFIRAAVIVALVEEIFWRGFLMRFVMDWEGNYWRQPFGRAHWKSYLIITVLFMLAHAPVDYAGAFIYGSLTYVLCVWSKSLGACVIMHAVANFLMGLYAMAYGKYGVW, from the coding sequence ATGAAGGACGCACGGCCCGCCAACGATCCCGATGTGCTGGCCCGGGCGCATATCGTCCCGTTCGCCGTCTTCATGGGGTTCCTCATGCTCCTCCAATTCGGAGGGGCATTGGTGGAGTGGAAACATCCCGCCGCACCCTGGTGGCGGCGGGATCCCGCGCAGTTGGTCTATCCCATCCAGGTGCTGGCCACGGGATTCTTCCTCATCCGCTACTGGCGCAGCTACACGTTCAACTGGTCGTGGAAGTGGGCCTTCATCGGCGCGGTCTTCGGTGCCGTCGGCATCGGCTTCTGGCTGCTGCCCACCACGCTCTATGACCACTGGGGCCTCACCGGAAAGACGGAGGGTGTGCTGAAGTGGCTGGGCGTGGCGGAAAGGAAGGAAGGCTTTGATCCCGGTATCTTCGAAAACCCGGCTGCCTTCTGGTTCTCCGCCGTCATGCGGTTCATCCGCGCCGCGGTGATCGTCGCGCTGGTGGAGGAGATCTTCTGGCGGGGTTTCCTGATGCGGTTTGTGATGGACTGGGAAGGGAACTATTGGCGGCAACCCTTTGGCCGGGCGCACTGGAAATCCTACCTCATCATCACCGTCCTTTTCATGCTGGCCCACGCGCCGGTGGACTATGCGGGGGCCTTCATCTACGGTAGCCTGACCTATGTCCTCTGCGTGTGGAGCAAGAGCCTGGGAGCCTGCGTCATCATGCACGCGGTGGCGAATTTCCTGATGGGGCTCTATGCGATGGCCTACGGGAAATACGGAGTCTGGTAG
- a CDS encoding NAD(P)/FAD-dependent oxidoreductase codes for MDTERMRVAVVGCGTAGPAAATLLARQGHHVTLFERAPECRPVGAGFLLQPSGMAVLDELGIAEAVLAKAAKVDSLHIVNPDGSTLLELLYRDMDAGVFGAGLHRPVLLHHLISAMERAGVNVRWNHEITSADETSDGWHLAFSHGAVSDPFDLLILADGARSSLRHLVGGGGTNRGYPWGAHWFIGENRGVFPENELYQVVRGTRQLGGFLATGCDLDHDEPLVSLFWSIRIRDDEKLRSQPLEEWKRPILSLCPRAAVLLDQIHDWSQIATARYGDVTMRRWYGRRIVILGDAAHAMSPQLGQGVNLALADASCLADCISREPLADALREYQRRRWPTIRYYQFATRRLTPFFQSDMEWITPFRQAMFRVSQSLPPLRGLMTRTMAGVIGAVGKR; via the coding sequence ATGGACACGGAGCGCATGCGGGTTGCGGTGGTGGGCTGTGGCACGGCCGGTCCCGCCGCCGCCACGCTGCTCGCCCGCCAAGGGCACCACGTGACGCTTTTCGAACGCGCACCGGAGTGCCGCCCGGTCGGTGCGGGATTCCTGCTGCAGCCATCCGGCATGGCCGTGCTGGACGAACTGGGCATCGCGGAGGCCGTTCTGGCCAAGGCGGCGAAGGTGGACTCCCTCCACATCGTGAATCCGGATGGCTCCACCTTGCTGGAGCTGCTCTATCGTGACATGGATGCTGGGGTTTTCGGGGCGGGGCTTCATCGTCCCGTGCTGCTGCATCATCTGATATCGGCGATGGAGAGGGCAGGCGTGAATGTCCGTTGGAATCATGAGATCACTTCAGCGGATGAAACATCGGACGGTTGGCACCTGGCTTTTTCCCACGGCGCTGTCAGCGATCCGTTCGATCTGTTGATCCTCGCTGATGGCGCGCGCTCCTCTCTCCGCCACCTTGTTGGCGGTGGTGGCACCAACCGTGGCTATCCATGGGGTGCCCACTGGTTCATCGGTGAAAATCGCGGCGTCTTCCCCGAAAATGAGCTTTACCAAGTGGTGAGAGGCACCCGCCAGCTCGGCGGCTTCCTCGCCACCGGCTGCGATCTCGATCATGACGAGCCGCTCGTCAGCCTGTTCTGGAGCATCCGCATCCGTGATGATGAAAAGCTCCGCTCCCAGCCGCTGGAGGAATGGAAGCGTCCCATCCTCTCCCTCTGTCCGCGTGCGGCGGTCCTGCTGGACCAGATCCATGACTGGAGCCAGATCGCCACCGCCCGCTATGGGGACGTGACCATGCGCCGCTGGTATGGCCGGAGAATCGTCATCCTTGGGGATGCCGCCCACGCGATGAGCCCGCAACTGGGGCAGGGGGTGAATCTGGCGTTGGCGGATGCATCCTGCCTGGCGGACTGCATCTCCCGCGAGCCTCTCGCGGATGCCCTCCGCGAGTACCAGCGCCGCCGCTGGCCGACCATCCGCTACTACCAGTTCGCCACCCGCAGACTGACGCCATTTTTCCAGTCGGACATGGAATGGATCACTCCATTCCGCCAGGCGATGTTCCGTGTTTCGCAGTCACTTCCGCCGCTGCGCGGGCTGATGACGCGAACCATGGCGGGCGTCATCGGAGCGGTCGGAAAAAGATGA